A stretch of Natronococcus sp. CG52 DNA encodes these proteins:
- the hjc gene encoding Holliday junction resolvase Hjc, with protein MSQAKGDRRERELVNELDEAGFAVMRAPASGSATERELPDVLAGDGEIFYAIEAKSSSGDPIYLSGEEVEALTYFAQNFGAKPRIGVRFDREDWYFFHPADLHVTDGGNYRVKKETAIADGTDFPEFVGASEKVTLEEVGDADSGPDEEIVRVLNAVKQGVMEVEEAAELLE; from the coding sequence ATGTCTCAGGCGAAGGGCGACCGCCGCGAACGGGAACTCGTCAACGAACTCGACGAGGCCGGCTTCGCGGTGATGCGTGCGCCCGCGAGCGGTTCCGCGACCGAGCGCGAACTCCCCGACGTGCTCGCCGGCGACGGCGAAATCTTCTACGCGATCGAGGCCAAGTCGAGTTCGGGTGATCCGATCTATCTCTCCGGCGAGGAGGTCGAAGCGCTGACCTACTTCGCCCAGAACTTCGGCGCGAAACCCCGGATCGGCGTCCGATTCGACCGCGAGGACTGGTACTTCTTCCACCCCGCCGACCTCCACGTCACCGACGGCGGAAACTACCGGGTCAAGAAGGAGACCGCCATCGCCGACGGCACCGACTTCCCGGAATTCGTCGGCGCGTCCGAGAAGGTCACCCTCGAGGAGGTCGGCGACGCCGACTCCGGCCCCGACGAGGAGATCGTTCGCGTGCTGAACGCGGTCAAGCAGGGCGTGATGGAGGTCGAAGAGGCCGCCGAACTGCTCGAGTAA
- a CDS encoding DUF7472 family protein, protein MLERERLIEIVVAVTAVLLMLASMIAIGSEYGGADGTLPPEGGEMLVGVIVGFIFLLTAAGIGLAYALNDPEDGLEGEDETETKNAV, encoded by the coding sequence ATGCTCGAGCGCGAGCGGCTCATCGAAATCGTCGTGGCCGTGACGGCCGTCCTCCTGATGCTCGCTTCCATGATCGCCATCGGCTCCGAGTACGGGGGGGCCGACGGGACGCTCCCACCCGAGGGTGGCGAGATGCTCGTCGGCGTGATCGTCGGCTTCATCTTCCTGCTGACCGCCGCCGGGATCGGTCTGGCGTACGCGCTGAACGATCCCGAGGACGGTCTCGAGGGTGAGGACGAAACGGAGACGAAGAACGCAGTCTGA
- a CDS encoding CPBP family intramembrane glutamic endopeptidase, translating into MSTIDQADGYTRSILVATFLSVAGILASQFTTVPAFLLDPTLLESPAEASNTATFIFLTLNFAGFFLVGGAYLWWTERSWDWLDLRMPTRRGWLYVLAGIFGSVLFVMFVNVVATLFELPSSENQVMQLIGDDPTMVLLMIVVVFLFNAPAEEFLFRNVIQKRLYAAFSRMGAVVVTSAIFALVHIPAYALAADGGLAPLGAVGVSLAVVFGGSIIFGTLYAKTDNLLVPTAAHAAFNAFQFAILYLVLRFAPEELENMMAVSLETGLALLPL; encoded by the coding sequence ATGTCGACGATAGACCAGGCAGACGGGTACACGCGGTCGATACTCGTCGCCACCTTCCTCTCAGTCGCTGGCATTCTCGCGTCCCAGTTCACGACGGTTCCGGCGTTTCTGCTCGATCCGACGCTCCTCGAGTCTCCGGCGGAGGCCTCCAACACGGCGACGTTCATTTTTCTCACCCTGAACTTCGCCGGGTTCTTCCTCGTCGGCGGGGCCTACCTCTGGTGGACCGAGCGTAGCTGGGACTGGCTCGACCTTCGGATGCCGACGCGACGCGGCTGGCTCTACGTTCTCGCGGGCATCTTCGGCAGTGTCCTGTTCGTGATGTTCGTCAACGTCGTCGCGACGCTGTTCGAACTGCCGTCGTCGGAGAACCAGGTGATGCAACTGATCGGCGACGATCCGACCATGGTGTTGCTCATGATCGTCGTCGTCTTCCTGTTCAACGCGCCCGCCGAGGAGTTCCTGTTCCGGAACGTGATTCAGAAACGGCTGTACGCGGCGTTCAGCCGGATGGGTGCGGTCGTCGTCACGAGCGCCATCTTCGCGCTCGTTCACATCCCGGCGTACGCGCTGGCGGCCGACGGCGGTCTCGCGCCGCTCGGGGCTGTCGGCGTCTCGCTCGCCGTCGTCTTCGGCGGCTCGATCATTTTCGGAACGCTCTATGCGAAGACCGACAATCTCCTCGTCCCCACGGCGGCCCACGCGGCGTTCAACGCCTTCCAGTTCGCCATCCTCTACCTCGTGCTCCGCTTTGCACCCGAGGAACTCGAGAACATGATGGCCGTGAGCCTCGAGACCGGACTGGCGCTCCTTCCGCTCTAA
- a CDS encoding SWIM zinc finger family protein, with protein sequence MKTTASPKTPLPVPSAEHLEERSRRARTEPMSVLALGDGLYEIESASDHTYLVDLEGGRCTCPDHVFRGVRCKHIRRVAIEITDGRTPPPGKIAVGCHDCDGTVFVEEDDPGPYYCDEHAIWPGDRVVDRETGDRLTVVDVSELRADAVRLEATGRSVAEYETNANYDADVPVVGAVYPHATVARNGVVPESLKVYVFPRTRLEKVTSRRSRRKRSAV encoded by the coding sequence ATGAAAACAACAGCGTCACCGAAGACACCGCTTCCAGTACCGTCCGCCGAGCACCTCGAGGAGCGTTCGCGCCGCGCGCGCACCGAACCGATGTCGGTGCTCGCGCTCGGCGACGGCCTCTACGAGATCGAATCGGCCAGCGATCACACCTACCTCGTCGATCTCGAGGGCGGCCGGTGTACCTGCCCCGATCACGTCTTCCGCGGCGTTCGGTGCAAACACATCCGCCGCGTCGCGATCGAGATCACCGACGGACGAACGCCGCCGCCGGGAAAGATCGCCGTCGGCTGTCACGACTGCGACGGGACGGTGTTCGTCGAGGAGGACGACCCCGGACCGTACTACTGCGACGAGCACGCGATCTGGCCCGGCGACCGCGTCGTCGACCGCGAGACCGGCGATCGGCTCACCGTCGTCGACGTCTCGGAACTGCGCGCCGACGCGGTTCGACTCGAGGCCACGGGTCGGTCCGTCGCCGAGTACGAGACGAACGCGAACTACGACGCCGACGTGCCCGTCGTCGGCGCCGTCTACCCGCACGCGACGGTCGCCCGCAACGGCGTCGTCCCCGAGTCGCTGAAGGTCTACGTCTTTCCCCGAACGCGACTCGAGAAGGTGACGTCGCGACGGTCGCGACGGAAGCGATCCGCCGTGTAA
- a CDS encoding adenosylhomocysteinase — protein MTEYPPISDQLNDLDAAREDGRRKMDWAAQHMPILEHVREGFVADQPFEGERIAMAMHVEAKTAMLVETLAEGGAEVAVTGCNPLSTHDDVSAALDAHENITSYAKRGVDDEEYYAAIEAVIAHEPTVTVDDGMDLVAAIHEDYPELIDGIVGGCEETTTGVHRLRAMDEDGALDYPVFAVNDTPMKRLFDNVHGTGESSLASIAMTTNLSWAGKDVVVAGFGYCGKGVARKASGQNANVIVTEVEPRRALEAHMEGYEVMPMAEAAEVGDVFLTTTGNRDVVVREHFEKMNDGVLLANAGHFDIEIDLDALDDLAVDRYEARDGVEAYEMDDGRRLNVIAEGRLVNLAAPISLGHPVEVMDQSFGVQAVCVREMLENSEQYDAGVHDVPDELDQEIAEIKLAAEGVDYDALTETQREYMGSWDHGT, from the coding sequence ATGACCGAGTATCCGCCGATCAGCGATCAGCTGAACGATCTGGATGCGGCTCGAGAAGACGGCCGCCGCAAGATGGACTGGGCAGCCCAACACATGCCGATCCTCGAGCACGTCCGCGAGGGGTTCGTCGCGGACCAGCCGTTCGAGGGCGAGCGCATCGCGATGGCGATGCACGTCGAGGCCAAGACCGCGATGCTCGTCGAGACGCTCGCGGAGGGTGGCGCGGAGGTCGCGGTGACTGGCTGCAACCCGCTGTCGACCCACGACGACGTCTCGGCGGCGCTCGACGCCCACGAGAACATCACGAGCTACGCGAAACGCGGCGTCGACGACGAGGAGTACTACGCCGCCATCGAGGCCGTCATCGCCCACGAACCCACCGTGACGGTCGACGACGGGATGGACCTCGTCGCCGCGATCCACGAGGACTACCCCGAACTGATCGACGGCATCGTCGGCGGCTGCGAGGAGACGACGACGGGCGTTCACCGCCTGCGCGCGATGGACGAGGACGGCGCGCTCGACTACCCCGTCTTCGCCGTGAACGACACGCCGATGAAGCGCCTGTTCGACAACGTTCACGGCACCGGCGAGTCCTCGCTGGCGTCGATCGCCATGACCACGAACCTCTCGTGGGCCGGCAAGGACGTCGTCGTCGCCGGCTTCGGTTACTGCGGGAAGGGCGTCGCCCGGAAGGCGTCGGGCCAGAACGCGAACGTTATCGTCACCGAGGTCGAGCCCCGACGCGCTCTCGAGGCCCACATGGAGGGCTACGAGGTCATGCCGATGGCCGAGGCCGCCGAAGTGGGTGACGTCTTCCTCACGACGACGGGTAACCGCGACGTCGTCGTTCGGGAGCACTTCGAGAAGATGAACGACGGCGTCCTGCTCGCCAACGCGGGGCACTTCGACATCGAGATCGACCTCGACGCGCTGGACGACCTCGCGGTCGACCGCTACGAGGCTCGCGACGGCGTCGAGGCCTACGAGATGGACGACGGCCGCCGGCTGAACGTGATCGCCGAGGGCCGCCTCGTCAACCTCGCCGCGCCCATCTCGCTGGGTCACCCGGTCGAAGTGATGGACCAGAGCTTCGGCGTCCAGGCCGTCTGCGTGCGGGAGATGCTCGAGAACAGCGAGCAGTACGATGCGGGCGTCCACGACGTGCCGGACGAACTCGACCAGGAGATCGCCGAGATCAAACTCGCGGCCGAGGGCGTCGATTACGACGCGCTGACGGAGACCCAGCGCGAGTACATGGGCTCCTGGGATCACGGAACGTAA
- a CDS encoding acyl-CoA dehydrogenase family protein encodes MDTGIDYGQYDEGRHVNYWSLDRTLERELRRVYADEEFDWALPRLEAFGETVGHTIADNADYVDEHGPELEPYDEYGVVQNFVRYPAEQFENERLAYEAGIVADAFEAPPGRDERMPLSHNLAMQYLLCYADPGFDCPVAMTAGAALVLEKFGDERLEPYYEALTSRDYDDCIEGAMFLTEKQGGSDVGANETRAEYDEEAECWRLTGEKWFCSNIDAEGTLALARTEDAPEGTDGLSMFLVPHADPEDSPVTKGELLEDGPLSPEDVNDQLYRRLKDKLGTISVPTGEVEFTGAKAILVGEAENGFRQMAEMLNLERLSNAAASCGIIGRVLLESKIHAANREAFGETIDRYPLMRADLVDMAVDHEAAMAYVFEAARLLSERERAARAGEDADDAYRLMRLLIPIAKLRTARTAVDTASYGMEIHGGNGYVNDFVTNRMLRDAQVLPIWEGTENILSLDVLRALEREDAHEPLREVIENRLETASHPALAETVETVESEYHDLMGALATLAGEDGEYAQLSAKRLAHYVFDVFTAALLLEEAQSELEDGNGRTALVAKRFVANELEVPEARGITGGDRFALEAFDPIVRYAPVDPATVSETLPADD; translated from the coding sequence ATGGACACCGGGATCGACTACGGCCAGTACGACGAGGGCCGACACGTCAACTACTGGAGCCTGGACCGAACGCTCGAGCGCGAGCTCCGCCGGGTCTACGCCGACGAGGAGTTCGATTGGGCCCTGCCCAGACTCGAGGCGTTCGGCGAGACCGTCGGCCACACGATCGCCGACAACGCCGACTACGTCGACGAGCACGGGCCGGAACTCGAGCCCTACGACGAGTACGGCGTGGTTCAGAACTTCGTTCGCTACCCGGCCGAGCAGTTCGAGAACGAGCGCCTCGCCTACGAGGCCGGCATCGTCGCCGACGCCTTCGAAGCCCCGCCGGGACGCGACGAACGGATGCCCCTCTCGCACAACCTCGCGATGCAGTACCTGCTGTGTTACGCCGATCCCGGCTTCGACTGTCCCGTCGCGATGACCGCCGGCGCGGCGCTCGTCCTCGAGAAGTTCGGCGACGAGCGTCTCGAGCCCTACTACGAGGCGCTGACGAGTCGCGACTACGACGACTGTATCGAGGGCGCGATGTTCCTCACCGAGAAGCAGGGCGGCAGCGACGTCGGCGCGAACGAGACGCGCGCCGAGTACGACGAGGAGGCGGAGTGCTGGCGCCTCACCGGCGAGAAGTGGTTCTGTTCGAACATCGACGCCGAGGGGACGCTCGCGCTCGCTCGGACCGAGGACGCCCCCGAGGGAACCGACGGCCTCTCGATGTTTCTCGTTCCCCACGCCGATCCGGAAGACAGTCCGGTCACGAAGGGCGAACTGCTCGAGGACGGCCCCCTCTCCCCAGAGGACGTCAACGACCAGCTCTACCGCCGGCTGAAGGACAAACTCGGCACCATCTCGGTGCCGACGGGCGAGGTCGAATTTACGGGCGCGAAGGCGATCCTCGTCGGCGAGGCGGAGAACGGCTTCCGGCAGATGGCCGAGATGCTCAACCTCGAGCGCCTATCGAACGCGGCGGCCTCCTGCGGGATCATCGGACGGGTGTTGCTCGAGAGCAAGATCCACGCTGCCAACCGCGAGGCCTTCGGCGAGACGATCGACCGGTACCCGCTAATGCGCGCCGATCTGGTCGATATGGCCGTCGATCACGAGGCCGCGATGGCGTACGTCTTCGAGGCCGCGCGGCTCCTTTCGGAGCGCGAACGCGCGGCCAGAGCGGGGGAAGACGCCGACGACGCCTACCGCCTGATGCGACTCCTGATCCCCATCGCGAAGCTCCGGACCGCCCGCACGGCCGTCGACACGGCCTCCTACGGAATGGAGATTCACGGCGGCAACGGCTACGTGAACGACTTCGTCACTAACCGGATGCTTCGAGATGCACAGGTCCTGCCCATCTGGGAGGGCACCGAGAACATCCTCTCGCTGGACGTGCTGCGAGCGCTCGAGCGCGAGGACGCCCACGAGCCGCTTCGGGAAGTGATCGAGAACCGACTCGAGACCGCTTCCCACCCCGCGCTCGCCGAAACCGTCGAGACCGTCGAGAGCGAGTATCACGACCTGATGGGCGCACTGGCGACGCTGGCCGGCGAGGACGGCGAGTACGCCCAGCTGTCGGCCAAGCGACTCGCCCACTACGTCTTCGACGTGTTCACCGCCGCGTTGCTGCTCGAGGAGGCCCAATCCGAACTCGAGGACGGGAACGGCCGGACGGCGCTCGTCGCGAAGCGGTTCGTCGCGAACGAGCTCGAGGTGCCGGAGGCGCGCGGGATTACCGGCGGGGACCGGTTCGCGCTCGAGGCGTTCGACCCGATCGTGCGATATGCGCCGGTCGATCCCGCGACGGTTTCGGAGACCCTTCCGGCCGACGACTAG
- a CDS encoding cytochrome P450 — protein sequence MTSAIGPPGPRGVPVAGSLPRYAQDPFGFLTDLRETYGDIAAFDLGPNRTHLLTTPAAVERVLVSEEASFSKPEFQSDALGELLGEGLLLSDGDLWKQRQAIASPAFAPDRIANLAPTMAERAVAMVERWDDGDERDVEWEMTRTTLEIIVEATFGIDLSPGRARQIRLLLEPVGEQFEPDPRRALVPDWVPTPERREFDRSIAELERVVDLFVARRRARGVEPDDGDLLALLLRAGEAGMIDETGIRDELLTMLLAGHDTTALVLTYTWALLSARPDVEARIHEEVDALFADLEGPASLAAADVRGLTTLRNVLREAMRLYPPVYVLFRQAEEPVAFSGYRLPEGSLVALSQWVSHRDPRYFEHPTRFDPDRWLEPTHPTYAYFPFGAGPRSCIGKGFTMLEAPIIAAVVAREFELRRVEEGPLELRGSLTAHPEGGMPMELVRRS from the coding sequence ATGACGTCTGCTATCGGGCCGCCCGGCCCTCGAGGTGTGCCGGTCGCCGGCTCGTTGCCGCGATACGCGCAGGATCCGTTCGGGTTCCTGACGGACCTGCGCGAGACCTACGGCGATATCGCGGCGTTCGACCTCGGACCGAACCGGACCCATCTGCTCACCACGCCCGCGGCCGTCGAACGCGTGCTCGTCTCCGAGGAGGCGTCGTTCTCGAAACCGGAGTTCCAGTCCGACGCGCTCGGCGAACTCCTCGGCGAGGGGCTCCTCCTGAGCGATGGCGATCTCTGGAAACAGCGCCAGGCCATCGCCAGTCCCGCGTTCGCTCCCGACCGCATCGCGAACCTGGCGCCGACGATGGCCGAGCGCGCCGTCGCGATGGTCGAGCGCTGGGACGACGGCGACGAGCGCGACGTCGAGTGGGAAATGACCCGCACGACCCTCGAGATCATCGTCGAGGCCACGTTCGGGATCGACCTCAGCCCCGGCCGCGCCCGCCAGATCCGGCTGCTCCTCGAGCCCGTGGGCGAGCAGTTCGAACCCGATCCCCGCCGAGCACTCGTTCCCGACTGGGTGCCGACGCCCGAACGGCGGGAGTTCGACCGGTCGATCGCCGAACTCGAGCGCGTCGTCGACCTGTTCGTCGCCCGTCGCCGAGCCCGCGGAGTCGAACCGGACGACGGAGACCTGCTCGCGCTGCTCCTGCGCGCCGGCGAGGCGGGGATGATCGACGAGACGGGAATCCGTGACGAACTCCTGACGATGCTGCTCGCGGGCCACGATACGACGGCGCTGGTCCTCACCTACACGTGGGCGTTGCTCTCGGCGCGGCCGGACGTCGAGGCGCGCATCCACGAAGAGGTCGACGCGCTGTTCGCCGACCTCGAGGGGCCGGCGTCGCTCGCCGCGGCCGACGTCCGCGGCCTCACGACGCTCCGGAACGTCCTTCGGGAGGCGATGCGGCTCTACCCGCCGGTGTACGTCCTCTTTCGGCAAGCCGAGGAGCCGGTCGCGTTCTCGGGCTATCGACTCCCGGAGGGCTCGCTCGTCGCGCTCTCCCAGTGGGTGAGCCACCGCGACCCGCGCTACTTCGAGCACCCGACGCGGTTCGATCCGGATCGCTGGCTCGAGCCGACCCACCCGACCTACGCCTACTTCCCGTTCGGCGCCGGGCCGCGGAGCTGTATCGGCAAGGGGTTCACCATGCTCGAGGCGCCGATCATCGCGGCGGTCGTCGCTCGCGAGTTCGAGTTGCGACGGGTCGAGGAGGGGCCGCTCGAGCTTCGGGGCTCGCTGACGGCCCACCCGGAGGGCGGGATGCCGATGGAACTCGTTCGGCGTTCGTAA
- the priL gene encoding DNA primase regulatory subunit PriL: MERLHARYPFLEAARETVATEAVDLATIVEQDEAVVERATERVSTALEEGEVGDSHRDPRVELLSYPVARVLVSLVDERVLVRKYARAEAASAYERFTADLEDTVELKSVESTGLDLEHLLAEFDLQGVVRETTDGYRIDVGTYLPLAEDLWDDEWRLVNRALADGEVPVEEDDLLLLVREAIRDRIEDGLPFDVPGAIETSLEEEAAEIREVLADLELTREIDTVVPDLFPPCMKALLDQIQKGEHLPHHSRFAITAFLTSIGMSTDDIVDLYRVNSSFGEEMTRYQTDHIGGETSPTEYSPPSCATMQSYGDCVNKDDLCERIPHPMAYYEQRIDDSDDEELEDWREDASESATGD, translated from the coding sequence ATGGAGCGACTGCACGCCAGATACCCGTTTCTCGAGGCCGCTCGCGAGACCGTGGCGACGGAGGCCGTCGATCTGGCCACCATCGTCGAACAGGACGAGGCGGTCGTCGAGCGCGCCACGGAGCGGGTCAGTACCGCACTCGAGGAGGGCGAGGTCGGCGACTCGCACCGCGACCCGCGCGTCGAACTCCTCTCGTATCCGGTCGCTCGCGTGCTCGTCTCGCTGGTCGACGAACGCGTCCTCGTGCGCAAGTACGCCCGCGCCGAGGCCGCGAGCGCCTACGAGCGGTTCACCGCCGACCTCGAGGACACCGTCGAACTCAAGAGCGTCGAGTCGACCGGGCTGGATCTCGAGCACCTGCTCGCGGAGTTCGACCTCCAGGGCGTCGTCCGGGAGACGACCGACGGCTACCGGATCGACGTCGGCACCTACCTCCCGCTCGCCGAGGACCTCTGGGATGACGAGTGGCGACTCGTCAACCGCGCGCTGGCCGACGGCGAGGTCCCCGTCGAGGAGGACGACCTCCTCCTGCTCGTTCGGGAGGCGATCCGGGATCGGATCGAGGACGGGTTGCCGTTCGACGTCCCCGGCGCCATCGAGACGAGTCTCGAGGAGGAGGCGGCCGAGATCCGGGAGGTGCTCGCCGACCTCGAGTTGACCCGCGAGATCGACACCGTCGTGCCGGACCTGTTCCCGCCGTGTATGAAGGCGCTGCTCGACCAGATCCAGAAGGGCGAACACCTGCCCCACCACTCCCGGTTCGCGATCACCGCCTTCCTGACGAGCATCGGGATGTCGACCGACGACATCGTCGACCTCTACCGGGTGAACTCCTCGTTCGGAGAGGAGATGACCCGTTACCAGACCGACCACATCGGCGGCGAGACGTCGCCGACGGAGTACTCGCCGCCCTCCTGTGCGACGATGCAGTCCTACGGGGACTGCGTCAACAAGGACGACCTCTGCGAGCGCATTCCGCACCCGATGGCCTACTACGAGCAGCGGATCGACGACAGCGACGACGAGGAACTCGAGGACTGGCGCGAGGACGCGAGCGAGTCGGCGACCGGAGACTAG